ACAACCTGCTCAAGGCGCACAAGGAGGGATACAGGGTCAAGAGACCGAGTGGTCGCACCGTGTGGGAAAGCATTCAGCATTGGACAGTTGAGTTTGACTGTGAGTTTCTACGCCTTCAGCATTCTAGTGGAGGGTTCTAATCGAGATCAGTGCTGGGAGTTTTCATCTTTACTGCTGGCCTTGtgctcttccagcttccgTTCGACATCGCCAACTATGCGCCGCAAGGCTGGGCCACAGACTACATTATCGCCATGCTCGTTGTCGGATTCTCAATGCTATTCTTCTTTGCTATCTGGGAAAGCCTCCTCGCTCCAGTTCCGATCTTCGAGTGGCGTTTGTTAACCAATCGAaccatcatcggcgccgtGCTGTTGGATGCCACATACCAGCTGTCGAACTATTGCTGGAGTTACTACTTTACCTCCTGGCTGCAAGTGAATAATAACCTGACCATCACTACTGCGAactacatcaacaacatcttcGACGTCGTGTCTGGTGTAGTATTGCTGCTTATCGGCTGGGCCATCCGCAAGGTTGGGAAGTACAAGTGGACGCTGTACTTCTCGATTCCTCTCTACATTCTCATGCAGGGCTTGATGATCTACTTCCGCAAGCCGAACATGAATGTTGGCTACCAGGTCCTCTGCCAGGTGTTTCTGGCTATTAGCGGTGCCATCTTTATCCTGGTCGAGCAGCTTGCCATTCTAGCTGCTGTTGACCACCAACACGTCGCCACTGCCCTGGCTTTGTTGAATGTTGTCGGCACCATTGGAAACTCTGCAGGCCTTACCATCAGCACCTCGATCTGGCAGAATActttcttcccagccctTCTTCGATACCTCCCCGAGTCGGCTCTGGACAATCTGGACATGATTTACGAGGACCTTCCAACGCAAACCAGCTATCCTGTCGGGAGTCCAGTTAGGACGGCGATTCAGAATGCGTATGCGTATGCTGAACTTAGGCTACTTGCTGTTGGGTGTGGGATTATGGTGCTTTCGATTCCCTGGTGCATGCTCATCAGGGACGTCGACCTGAAGAGAAAGGTGCAAGTCAGGGGTACTGTGTTTTAGACCAGTATACCTTGCCTGGTTGCATCCTTAAGAAACTGCTTAGAAATTGTTTAGACATGATAGATACCCATTATACGATTCATTATGCTGTATCTGTGGAAGCTAAGTAAACTGAATATAGAAAATCTCCATGTGTAGCTAGCCCGTCATACAAACCATTCAACACCAAGCCCACTTCGCAGAGAACTACCCAGCACAGACACCAGCCCGACTCAGTTAGATCCGCAGGAGGTCCGCAGTATCCGAAATCGGACAAAGCTCGGTCCATCGACGCAGTGACGCACCGCTCCAGACGCGTAGGGCCCGAGTTGCCATGCAGCTTGGGTGGAGCTGGCCCCTCCACCAGCTACCTAAATGAACGGTGCACCTGCAccaccttctttctttctcgtctGTGCACGGTTACGTTGGCCGAGGCCTGCTGAGGTCTTTAAGTGTATTTATCCGCAGATTCCCTTATTCTGCCGCTTCCGTCTTGCAAACATATCCGCACTGATGCGCAGGAACCAAGTCCAGGTCACTTGGGTAGTTGTGCCCCAAAGCTCTCACGTCAGCatgggagagggagagaagaacaAGAGAATGGATATTGGTTCGTGTCATGTTGAGTTTCCGGAGACTATTCTCTACGACAATAATGAGACCATTGGGGCCGTCAGGGCTGGCACTCTTGAGGCGCTGGTGGACAATCTGACTCGCCCTGATAAACTGGACGCCGCGTTTAATCGGGCGTTTCTGACGACGTACAGCTATTTTACATCCGGAGAGGaggttcttcagcttctcatGGAGCGGTTTGACTGTCTGCCACCTGAAACGCTGAATCCGACACAGGCAGAGGAATGGTTGAGTGAAACGAAGCCTGTGATTCAGTTGCGCGTGGTCAATGTGCTGAGGCAGTGGCTGGAGAGCTTCTGGATGGAGCCTTCAGGACCGGAGACGCATAGGAATCTGCTGAAGCTTCACCTGTTTGTGTCTGAATCGGTTTCCAACGAGGCCAGTGCGgtgcagcagcttcttgAGATCATCCGGGGTCGGCTCTCAGGCGTTGAGCGTCTCAAGAGATCACAGCCCTCTTTCTCGAGTGCGCCAAAGCCCATTCTCCCCCGGAAGTTGGACAAGCTGCAGTTTCTCAAGATCGATGCTACAGAGATTGCCCGACAGTTGACACTCATGGAGTCATCTGTCTTTGCCAAAGTGCAACCGATGGAACTCTTGAACAAGAACTGGcagaagaaagagagtgCAGATGTAGCTACGCCTGCACCGAACGTCCGAGAATTAATTCGATATTTCAATCAGTTGTCGAGCTGGGTTGGGGCTGTGATTATTGCAGAATCAGACCTGAAGAAGCGCACGCAGGTTATAGCGCATTTAGTCAACGTGGCCAATGTGCGTATACCGTCTTCTAATTCAACCTTTGACCAATTCAACCTTTGACAAACTGACTATCCAGGCATGCCACGACCTGCAGAACTACTCTGCTGTGATTTCGATTCTGTCAGGCCTCGAAAGCGCCCCTGTCTACCGGCTTGCTCGCACCTGGGCCATGGTCACAGAGCGCACTTGCAGCATCCTAGAGCCCTTGCAAGCTCTCACAGCGACCGATCAGAACTACCAGATGTACCGGGATACATTACGCTGTGCAGTGCCGCCATGTATTCCTTTTCTCGGTCGGTCACACTAGACATCTAGCATGGCGCCGTCGAGACACTAATACAAGTTAAATAGGACTTTTCCTTAAGGACCTGGTCTTTATCGAAGACGGAAACCAACCCTGGACGCCAGAGGGTCTGGTTAATTTTACGAAATACTCGATGCTGGCGTCCACAATCCACGAAGTCCAGCGCTTCCAACAAGCCCCGTACTGTCTCCAGCCCGTCCCGGAATTGCAGGAATACCTGACAGCCCAATTACAATCCGCCGGCGACGTCCACGAGCTGTGGGAACGCAGTTGTCAGTTGGATCCGCGAGGACGCGGTGATGGAGGCCGATCGCGCGACACGTACACCGCAACCGGAGGGATGACGACGTCCATGGTGGTCGCATGCATGATCCTCGACGATTGAACGCTTGCCATGGGGTTCCATGAAGATCTAAAGTTATCGATTATCTGATCCGAGTCACCGAAGCTGGATCGACTAGTGTGATGAGTCTGCCCAAGCCCCGCGATCACCCGGCACAAGCGAGTTCAGGCCACTCTTTGGTGCGTTGGGACGGCGATCGCGTCGATCTGCTCCTTCACACTTCAGGCATGTCTGGAAGTGGCAGATCATCGGGCAGACGTCGCTGGCCTGGCTCACCGAATGAAAGACTCAGGGTGGGTGAGGCTGTCAGCCGGGCCCACGCTGCTCGCAAAGGCGCCCCCAACGAGGAGATCTACGCGAGCACAGACTGCGCCACATATTGCTTTTTTGCAGGAATGCGTGACAGTCTAACAGACGGATGGCATGGGATATGGTTGAGATAGCCGAGTGATGCCCTGAAATGAGGTGCATACGATGCCTCAATATGTCTATTGGAAAGGAATTAATGGTGGCATGGCCGATAACCTGCCTGCTTATGAGGCATTCGGTGATTTAGGCCTATATAAGTATTGTTTATCAGGATTTAGAGCGATATTACCGATTTGAAATGAGGCATAGGAAGACCTGACGTACAGATGGCCAcatggacgaggaattcTTCGGAAATACACCAGCTGAATTGAAATGTAGGGCTGGCTGGTCCTAACAATATATACAGCAAAATTGCTTTACCAGGTCACATAGTAGGCCATTCCATCTGGATCGGTTCCAAGTTTCCAGCGCCTTTGAAATCTTCTACTATATCTGCCTGCTCGCTTAGAAGGACACGGTCTGCCTGCGACCCGATGTTGGCCAGCTCCCTCCACCGGGCCATATCTGCAGCGTTGCGCTTGTCCCCAAGAGCTTGCTCATTGTTGTCCCAGTGGCCCCTGGAAAACGCGATGAGAGTTGAAACGCGGCTATTGGGAATGTCAAACACAAGCGAGCAGATGGTGCCGGTCTCTTCAAGCCAGTTCACCTGCCATAACTCTCCCGGGCGAATACATTGGTATGTGGCTGCTTGGAAGTTATTGCGACCGGCCATTGGGCCTCCGTGGATGGCGTAGACAACGCGGTCTTCGTTGTAGCACCACAGTTCGTATCGCCACTTTTGCGGGTTTCCCTGCGCGTCTTGGGCGTCGTAGTCGTAGAGCAGGTGGCGGTCGCGAATGTCGGTATCGAATGTCGAGTCTTTGAGGGAGGGCACGACAGGCATTTTGACGGAACTGTGCAATGGTGTTATGGCAATGTGGTGGTTAGTCCTGCAGTATGTTGTTTTACCAGGTTTGATAGGTATGATGCCATGAACCAGACTCTCCTAAGGTGCTTGGCCGGCAATTGACGTCCTGATGAGGTGGAAACCCTGGCTGGCATTTTTATACTCCACTTAAATTCCAGGCGACGACCACATCGGATACAATGTGTAATTGGTGCAACAGGCCAAATTGGCACCTGCATTTTACAGGCTGTGCTGGTAAAGACATGGACGATATTGTTCAAATTGTCCGTCCTGGTTCTGGTCCAAGGCCAGCGATATCAAAGTCCGACCGGAACAGAAGCAATAGAGGCCAGTGCGGATAATTTGCTTCTTCGCTCAAAGGCGTGGAGGTCCATGACGCTTTATTCCCTGCTTTGCAAGTAACTCCCTTTGAAAAGTATTTCCAAGATGAATTCGGACTTgatcgctgctgctgttatAAGCGAAGCCACCTCCATTTCATTATTACGTGTAGAGTTCAAGCGAACCTTGAGAAATGCAGGGCAAAAAGGTACCGTCGTTTTGCATTATATTTGGCATACTTTGTCTTCCCATGTTGATCCAGGTAATCGACTTGGCTACGACAGGTCAAATGCAATATCGCGTATGGATGCAGCCAGGAAATAAGGGCACTTCCTCTTGAATCAGGACCTTCACCTTCGCCAGACTACGGCATCGAATATGGTCTAACAGACTTTGGTGTTGAAGGTTTAGTTACGGAGAGGTGGTGGTTTATTTACTGGGATGGAAGGTTTAGAAGTTCTAGAATACGCGATTCCCTGTTAATATGGCTAAACGCTCTCCCGGTTGTAGCAGCTGTAGCGGTTAAATGAACTGTCCCACCCTCTACCACTGGAATGTTCTTCAGGCGAGACACGGCATGAAACTGCACCCAAGCCGGCATTATTTCGGCATGGCAGTGGGTCGTCTGTCAAGTCTGGGACAGCTGTCAGCCTGTCACCCCGTTGAACAGTGTCCACTGTGCCCTTATCAAGATCAACGGCCGCCAGACTACGCTGATTCTAGCATGGCTAGTGGCTGGGCCCGTTATTGAGCGCCTTCTTTTGTCCCCTGGTCCAGCTTACCATTGCTTCCTAATCGCTGACTGTGCTATATTGCAATATTAACGGCCCTTTGCGGATCCACTTCGGTCCTTGGGTCAGATCGGATTCCTCTCGACTCAGTTTCAAACAAGTTTCCTAGCCTCATGGAGAAATTAACGGCATGTTTCTCTGGCAGGATGACACAAAATGGGGCTTCGGTTCTAACCCGCCGAGTCCGGGCAAAGATTAAAATGCCGCGCTCTGCCCAGGACCGAGACAGAATCTGCTTTGTGTTTCATTGACAATAATCAGCACACTTTCAAGATGCGATTCTCTCAAGTAGCCTGCCAGGCTGGCATTctagctgctgctggagctgttgctTCGGCATCGGGACTCAAGAACGGCGGATACGACTATATCGTTGTCGGGGGCGGCCCTGCTGGGATCATCACGGCCGAACGATTCGTCGAAGCCGGCAAGAATGTGCTGCTCCTTGAACGAGGTGTCGGCCCAACTGTGGCCACCGGTGCCAACGAGACTCTACCCTGGAACCGCACCCTGACTCCGATTGATCTCCCCGGTCTTTCCGCCGACGTTGGCTCTCTGGATGTGTGGAATGAATACATATGCTCCGACACTGCCGGCATGGCTGGCTGTGTGCTTGGTGGCGGTGTCACTCTGAACTACATGGTCTTCGTGCACCCCTCTCAGCACGACTTTGACGACAACAAGAACTGGCCAGAGGGCTGGAAGTGGAAGGACGTTGAGCCTGCAGCCGACAGACTCTACGAGCGCAACCCCGGTACCATCTTGCCCTCCGCCGACGGGAAGCGCTACGACCAGGGCCTTTACTCTGTCCTCTCCAAGTTCCTCCACAAGCTGGGCTGGAGGTCCGTCGACATGATCCGTGATCCCCACGACAAGCACCAGGTCTACAGCTACCCATCATGGAACATCCAGGACCAGGTCCGTGCTGGTCCGGTGCGCACTTATCTCCCTCTGGCCCAGAAGAGCAACAACTTCTCCCTGCGCCTAAACACCAAGGTCCTCCGTGTCGTGCGCTCTGGCAGCCAAGTCactggtgttgaggttgagacTCCCTCTGGCGCATCTGAGATCGTGTCGCTTGCCCCTAATGGCCGTGTTGTTCTCGCTGCCGGAGCCCTCTCCACCCCTCGTCTCCTTTTCAACTCTGGTATTGGGCCCAAGAAGCAGATCGAAACTGCTAAAAAGAGTGGAATTGCCGTTCCTCCCCAGCAGGACTGGATCAATCTCCCTGTCGGTGTTGGCTTGAAGGACCAccccatcttcaccatcaccaccaagaCTCCTGGTGACTTCGGCATCCCCGACTACGACGGCATCGTCAACGGTTCCAACACCAAGGACATCAGCCTCTACGGCAAGGGTAATGGACTTTTGACCCAGGGCAAGCATCgaatgatcttcttctcttcgaaCGAGGTCCACGGCCACACCCGCTACTTCCAGGGGTCTTGTGCTCCTGACGAGGACTCTGTTCTTGAGATCAAGGCGTATATGACCCATGGCCTGACTTCCTCTGGTGTACTTGGTCTGGACGAGAAGCAGAACACTATTATTGAGACTTCTCCCTACATGCAGACCGCCGATGATATCCTGGCTGCCCGCATGTTCGTCCAGTCGCTGATCGACGACTTCGGCGCACCAGACTCTGGATTTGAGCTCCAGACCTCCCGCAACGTCTCTAAGATTCTAGCATCTCCATCTACTGGTAATCACTACACTACGAGTGCCAAGATGGGCACCGACGACGGCCGTAAGAACGGTACCTCTGTTGTGGACGTCAACACCAAGGTGTACGGAACAGACAACCTGGTAAGTCCACTCTACCGTCATTATCCTTTGATTCAAGTTACTAACTATAAGTTAAAGTATGTCGTTGACGGCAGCATCCACCCCGACCTTCCCACCGGCAACATCCAGACCACCATCATGGTTATTGCAGAGGCTGCGGCCGCTCGCATTCTTGCCCAGTAATTGGCCACAGTGGCCATTCCCAGCCAATTTCTATATCCCGTCCAAGATGAAGGCCCTTCCATTCGACGGTGTTAGGCTGCTTATTCATGCGACATTCATTTTGCTCGGGTTCGACGTTACCAACATGTTATAGATGTGTTCTCATTTATTCCGTTCTCTGTAGTATATCTTAGCCTTTCCGTACTGGTTGCTAGAAGGCGTGTGCAAATTAACTTCTTTCTATTATCTCTCATGTGTCTTATTGTAGTTCCGAACGTACGTTCTTCTGCCGGCGACACTTCTATGCATGGACTGAAAGGCTTAATTGTAACGCCCGCCACTACTAGTGATATTCAAACGACCATACGAGTTGATTCCCAACTCTTGCAGGTCACTTTGACAATGGGAAACCCCAAACCTCCACCTTGGTTCGTATCGGACGAAGCCTCGAGCTTATTGGCGCGCTGCGACGAAGACTTCGGTCCACTGTCGGCGAATACACCCCATGCACGACAGAAATCCATCTGCATTGCCAAGATGGCGAGCTTGGTCGTCATCAACTAGCGGTGAGTAGGCAGGCAGCGCAGTCGAGACTCATTGGATCATACTGACCGCTTCATTCTCTCCTTGTCGTCATCGATCGCGGGGCATACAAGGAATGCAGGGAGATTCACCAGAGCATATATTCTCTTGCAGAGCCCGGTCTTCTGTCCATCATTACATACCAGTCTGCCAGCCATGGATCCACGGTTCCTTGGTCAAAGCGAGTCCGCGGACTGGATGTCGCTGGGAACAGATATCAACTATGATTCAATCCCCGACACTACCTTTCCGGACAGCCACGATTCAGCAGTAATATGTGATTACGCAGGATCACTATCTAATGCCCAGGATGATGGTACCTCTCAGCCACCTGCAACACTCGAAGCCGAGCCCCAACTGTCCGACTTCGAGGAGCATGCCATGGAAGGCTCCCGAGATCACGAACCCCTCATCGATTGGAACTTTTTCGACATTTGGTTCGCTCTATAGAGTGCTATGCCGGATTCTTCTTCGACTGAATTGGCTCAAGATCTCTGGGGCAACGATTTTACTGAGGCTATTACAGAGGCTACCAACACCCGTCGCAGTACAGAACCTCAGAACGTGATCACCAATACGCATTGGAgatttgaagaagccgaaatGCCTTCATTGGATGCCATTGGTGCTTCACCAGATGGGTTATATTACTGTCCACGTGAAAACTGCAATCATAAGGGGTTTCAGCACAAGTCGCTTCTTCGGTGAATATCCCCCCCAGGGCTTGATACAGCTATCTAATAACATCCAGAAAACATTTAAAACGGCACGAAAAGCCTGTCAGGTGTCATATGTGCCCATGCACTACCATTGACCAGCGGGACATGCGCCGGCATTTCGAGACTGCCCATAGCGCATGGGCTAGGCGGCATTGGAAGGTGCAAGGCCAGGTATCTTGCCAGATATGTGGAAAGCCGTTTACTCgaaaatataacttttatcGTCACTACAAGAAACAGCatggggggttgttgggaagATAGTTAATGATAACAAGATTGCTATCCCGTTACATTATTCTGGCTGTTGCCCATGGAGTAGAAGCAATACCGTCCATATTACTAGACGGACTCTCATTCAATTGTTCAATCCAAGCACTAAGAAGCTAAACATATATTAGAACGCCACCATCGTCTGGATCGAGGCTGAGGTCCAGCTCTCCTTCGGTATCTTTGTCGGGTTCATCGTCTTGTGCCTGATGGATGCCAAAAGCATCAGCAGGGTATGTCTCTGTGATTCCTGTTCTAGAGTCTGGGTGCCAGCGGCTCGATCGTGAGCGTTCCAAAACCTGGCGAATAATTTGTTCGCGAAGGTCTTGCGTTACGTCGCTTaacagcttcttctgcagcctGGATTCAGGGTCATCTTTCGTGAATTGTGGCACATATGGAGGactccagctcgtccagatCTTACAGTGCGATGAAGGCACAACCATGCGGGCTGGATGGTGTTTGAAGTACAATTCGCAACACAAACACGCCGGCTTACTGCAGGCGATAAATCGGTCGTGGCCCACGAAAGAAAGTCGCTTCTTATAAAAGTGTTCCAGTAGCTGCACCTCTGCGTGAACCTGTAGGCCTGGGCTCTGGTACTGGGATATGAAGGTGTTGAATATTCCAGAGGTCTTGTTCATGTAGATCAGGCCGTCTTCAATAATCGCCTTTTCAGGATCGTCTCGCGGGAACATGCGCTTGACGATCCCGTGAAGGTTTGTATGCGAGTCACACACTGGCGGAGGCacaggatgaggatggctcATTGCGCGGACGTCGTACGCTTCCAATAAGTGGCCCAACTGGCTCGCATCTTCGATGAGGGCTTTTGGTGCCCGTACGTGGTGGGCAAGCCTCCCCATGTAATGTCGAACCAATTCAAACGATGAACGTCTGGCTTCATAGCCCAGGCTTCTATTTTCGTAGCTGGCCCAGCTTTCAAGCTCGTTCATATACAGCGAATGGCGGTTCCTGTATGCAAAGGCACACAGCGGAATATTATCTCTGTGGTCAATCACCTGCTCCAACCATCTGAGCAAGTTCTGGGCTTGGAATCTGTTAGATACTTGTTTCCAAAAGTTCACTCGGTGCGAAAATGGTCATACCTGTTTCCGAGCTCTGCTTCAGGAGCATTGAAACGCTTCT
This genomic interval from Aspergillus puulaauensis MK2 DNA, chromosome 7, nearly complete sequence contains the following:
- a CDS encoding uncharacterized protein (COG:G;~EggNog:ENOG410Q303;~InterPro:IPR011701,IPR036259;~PFAM:PF07690;~SMCOG1005:Drug resistance transporter, EmrB/QacA;~TransMembrane:14 (i85-103o123-141i153-170o182-202i209-227o239-261i296-315o327-345i365-386o406-424i431-451o457-483i495-517o571-589i);~antiSMASH:Cluster_7.2;~go_function: GO:0022857 - transmembrane transporter activity [Evidence IEA];~go_process: GO:0055085 - transmembrane transport [Evidence IEA]) — its product is MGVRPLIRRTRTILRRMSADGETDENSIEQPALHQSKSHPNSDSQRGASQAFGSQGARDSIPNRNTQRGVQDVEAVTLTWSKGTLIAMFINIWFLYFVSAFQLSVSSSLNPFVTSSFKAHSLSAVPTALGDAFAAATYLPMAKLMDVWGRAEGFLFMVLCLTVGLIIMAACNSFEAYCAANVFYYVGFYGMEYAIDVVTADASSLRNRAFAYAFTSSPYIITAFAGPKVAEEFYYQVSWRWGFGAWAIATPIVALPLYGILKYNLLKAHKEGYRVKRPSGRTVWESIQHWTVEFDLLGVFIFTAGLVLFQLPFDIANYAPQGWATDYIIAMLVVGFSMLFFFAIWESLLAPVPIFEWRLLTNRTIIGAVLLDATYQLSNYCWSYYFTSWLQVNNNLTITTANYINNIFDVVSGVVLLLIGWAIRKVGKYKWTLYFSIPLYILMQGLMIYFRKPNMNVGYQVLCQVFLAISGAIFILVEQLAILAAVDHQHVATALALLNVVGTIGNSAGLTISTSIWQNTFFPALLRYLPESALDNLDMIYEDLPTQTSYPVGSPVRTAIQNAYAYAELRLLAVGCGIMVLSIPWCMLIRDVDLKRKVQVRGTVF
- a CDS encoding Ras-GEF domain-containing protein (COG:T;~EggNog:ENOG410Q2ZU;~InterPro:IPR000651,IPR036964,IPR019804,IPR023578, IPR008937,IPR001895;~PFAM:PF00617,PF00618;~go_function: GO:0005085 - guanyl-nucleotide exchange factor activity [Evidence IEA];~go_process: GO:0007264 - small GTPase mediated signal transduction [Evidence IEA]) encodes the protein MGEGEKNKRMDIGSCHVEFPETILYDNNETIGAVRAGTLEALVDNLTRPDKLDAAFNRAFLTTYSYFTSGEEVLQLLMERFDCLPPETLNPTQAEEWLSETKPVIQLRVVNVLRQWLESFWMEPSGPETHRNLLKLHLFVSESVSNEASAVQQLLEIIRGRLSGVERLKRSQPSFSSAPKPILPRKLDKLQFLKIDATEIARQLTLMESSVFAKVQPMELLNKNWQKKESADVATPAPNVRELIRYFNQLSSWVGAVIIAESDLKKRTQVIAHLVNVANACHDLQNYSAVISILSGLESAPVYRLARTWAMVTERTCSILEPLQALTATDQNYQMYRDTLRCAVPPCIPFLGLFLKDLVFIEDGNQPWTPEGLVNFTKYSMLASTIHEVQRFQQAPYCLQPVPELQEYLTAQLQSAGDVHELWERSCQLDPRGRGDGGRSRDTYTATGGMTTSMVVACMILDD
- a CDS encoding uncharacterized protein (COG:S;~EggNog:ENOG410PN4P;~InterPro:IPR012674,IPR008729;~PFAM:PF05870;~go_function: GO:0016831 - carboxy-lyase activity [Evidence IEA]); the protein is MPVVPSLKDSTFDTDIRDRHLLYDYDAQDAQGNPQKWRYELWCYNEDRVVYAIHGGPMAGRNNFQAATYQCIRPGELWQVNWLEETGTICSLVFDIPNSRVSTLIAFSRGHWDNNEQALGDKRNAADMARWRELANIGSQADRVLLSEQADIVEDFKGAGNLEPIQMEWPTM
- a CDS encoding putative cellobiose dehydrogenase (CAZy:AA3;~CAZy:AA8;~COG:E;~EggNog:ENOG410PKE9;~InterPro:IPR012132,IPR036188,IPR000172,IPR007867;~PFAM:PF01266,PF00732;~SECRETED:SignalP(1-22);~go_function: GO:0016614 - oxidoreductase activity, acting on CH-OH group of donors [Evidence IEA];~go_function: GO:0050660 - flavin adenine dinucleotide binding [Evidence IEA];~go_process: GO:0055114 - oxidation-reduction process [Evidence IEA]), which encodes MRFSQVACQAGILAAAGAVASASGLKNGGYDYIVVGGGPAGIITAERFVEAGKNVLLLERGVGPTVATGANETLPWNRTLTPIDLPGLSADVGSLDVWNEYICSDTAGMAGCVLGGGVTLNYMVFVHPSQHDFDDNKNWPEGWKWKDVEPAADRLYERNPGTILPSADGKRYDQGLYSVLSKFLHKLGWRSVDMIRDPHDKHQVYSYPSWNIQDQVRAGPVRTYLPLAQKSNNFSLRLNTKVLRVVRSGSQVTGVEVETPSGASEIVSLAPNGRVVLAAGALSTPRLLFNSGIGPKKQIETAKKSGIAVPPQQDWINLPVGVGLKDHPIFTITTKTPGDFGIPDYDGIVNGSNTKDISLYGKGNGLLTQGKHRMIFFSSNEVHGHTRYFQGSCAPDEDSVLEIKAYMTHGLTSSGVLGLDEKQNTIIETSPYMQTADDILAARMFVQSLIDDFGAPDSGFELQTSRNVSKILASPSTGNHYTTSAKMGTDDGRKNGTSVVDVNTKVYGTDNLYVVDGSIHPDLPTGNIQTTIMVIAEAAAARILAQ
- a CDS encoding nucleic acid/nucleotide deaminase domain-containing protein (COG:S;~EggNog:ENOG410PXF7;~InterPro:IPR027796;~PFAM:PF14441) yields the protein MTANKHLELVPTATLRPRLNPYDRLLARFYEPLFLLKALGQTRGEHTSQPPSRDAGQAIRRRFLLNLCSICDFKKGGGSCTAIALEDSPACYRFWIASNKENEKIVGFVKKVLSIMRDTEALPSSSLAHAKAQFILYCADFAAARIEDERKCLRREAQRSVSMLLKQSSETAQNLLRWLEQVIDHRDNIPLCAFAYRNRHSLYMNELESWASYENRSLGYEARRSSFELVRHYMGRLAHHVRAPKALIEDASQLGHLLEAYDVRAMSHPHPVPPPVCDSHTNLHGIVKRMFPRDDPEKAIIEDGLIYMNKTSGIFNTFISQYQSPGLQVHAEVQLLEHFYKKRLSFVGHDRFIACSKPACLCCELYFKHHPARMVVPSSHCKIWTSWSPPYVPQFTKDDPESRLQKKLLSDVTQDLREQIIRQVLERSRSSRWHPDSRTGITETYPADAFGIHQAQDDEPDKDTEGELDLSLDPDDGGVLIYV